A part of Melittangium boletus DSM 14713 genomic DNA contains:
- a CDS encoding class I SAM-dependent methyltransferase, which produces MHPHHHPPPHDHQHPHQDGSTRKFGAERAAQYDAQAASWFIGVHAMHDAIATVMSATLDGQDEASLLCVGVGTGQDVLPYAKQGAPGWRFTGVDPSPDMLAVARKQLAAAGLLERTQLHVGELDSLPPGPLFDGAEMIGVLHHVAGEENRLALLREVARRLKPGAPFILGCRIGLDPVLTAVEAHRFQRAGAPPEFSANFAKGLASLQAPESEAALAALLGRAGWEPPRQIFAALQFRVYLTRSAP; this is translated from the coding sequence ATGCACCCACACCATCACCCGCCCCCGCACGATCACCAACACCCGCATCAGGATGGTTCCACGCGGAAGTTCGGAGCCGAGCGCGCCGCCCAGTACGATGCCCAGGCCGCTTCGTGGTTCATCGGCGTCCATGCGATGCACGACGCGATCGCCACGGTGATGTCGGCCACGTTGGACGGACAGGACGAGGCATCACTGCTCTGCGTGGGCGTGGGAACGGGGCAGGACGTGCTGCCCTACGCGAAACAGGGAGCACCGGGCTGGCGCTTCACGGGCGTGGATCCCTCCCCCGACATGCTGGCGGTCGCGCGCAAACAGCTCGCCGCGGCCGGACTCCTGGAGCGAACGCAGCTGCACGTCGGTGAATTGGATTCCCTGCCCCCCGGCCCCCTGTTCGACGGGGCGGAGATGATTGGCGTGCTCCACCACGTGGCGGGCGAGGAGAACCGTCTGGCACTGCTGCGCGAGGTGGCGCGGCGGCTCAAGCCCGGAGCCCCCTTCATCCTGGGCTGCCGGATCGGGCTCGACCCCGTGCTCACGGCCGTGGAGGCGCATCGTTTCCAGCGCGCGGGGGCCCCGCCCGAGTTCTCCGCGAACTTCGCCAAGGGCCTCGCGTCCCTCCAGGCGCCCGAGTCCGAGGCCGCGCTCGCCGCGCTGCTCGGCCGGGCGGGATGGGAGCCCCCGCGGCAAATCTTCGCCGCGCTGCAATTCAGGGTGTACCTGACGCGCTCGGCGCCTTGA
- a CDS encoding 2-hydroxychromene-2-carboxylate isomerase, which produces MSRAPLRFFFDYVSPYAYLAWTQLPALAERHGRTLELVPILFAGVLNALGTTGPAEVPRKRFYVYKHTHRIAHDLGVPFVFPAAHPFNPLLALRVTAAVRETEARRRLVAALFSAAWAGGGGLVEPERVEACAASVGLDARALLAAARTPEVKEQVRLNTEELLALEGFGVPSLLADGELFFGVDSLGHLERFLRGEDPLSLEERERLRTLPMAASRV; this is translated from the coding sequence ATGAGCCGAGCCCCCCTCCGCTTCTTCTTCGACTATGTCTCGCCGTACGCCTACCTGGCGTGGACGCAACTTCCGGCCCTGGCCGAGCGTCATGGCCGGACGTTGGAGCTCGTACCCATCCTGTTCGCGGGCGTGCTCAACGCGCTGGGGACGACGGGTCCCGCGGAGGTGCCTCGCAAGCGTTTCTATGTCTACAAGCACACCCACCGGATCGCCCACGACCTCGGTGTGCCCTTTGTCTTTCCCGCGGCGCACCCCTTCAATCCCTTGCTCGCGCTTCGGGTGACGGCCGCGGTGCGCGAGACGGAGGCTCGGAGGCGGCTCGTCGCGGCGCTGTTCTCGGCGGCGTGGGCGGGTGGGGGCGGACTGGTGGAGCCCGAGCGCGTGGAGGCCTGTGCCGCCTCGGTGGGGCTCGATGCGCGCGCGCTGCTCGCCGCCGCTCGGACGCCGGAGGTGAAGGAGCAGGTGCGCCTCAACACGGAGGAATTGCTCGCGCTGGAGGGCTTCGGGGTCCCCAGCCTCCTCGCGGACGGGGAACTCTTCTTCGGTGTCGACTCCCTGGGCCACCTGGAGCGCTTCCTGCGTGGAGAGGATCCGCTCTCGCTCGAGGAGCGAGAGCGCCTGCGGACCCTGCCCATGGCCGCTTCCCGGGTCTGA
- a CDS encoding glycoside hydrolase family 15 protein: MRQRIDDYALLGDCHAAALVDRDGAIDWACFPRFDSPAVFCRILDERRGGTFRVSPARPFRSSRRYIDDTNVLITTFTTPTGVLEVTDCMPVRTRLAQSPRAGSRHSLLRRLRCTAGEVDARVVVAPRFEYGAFVPRIRLTSPQTAELVGGADALWVTATRTLIAHDDALRALWHMRAGEEVWVEAAWTPSLVERTPAEMPDLATLRQLLEDTVAFWRDWISHCSYEGDYTRAVRRSALVLKALTYAPSGAIVAAPTTSLPEDPGGVRNWDYRYTWLRDTTLTLIALMLLGYQEETLAFQHWLERTSAGRAEDVQIMYSIRGHRLLPEVELLHLEGHQGSRPVRAGNGAVKQLQLDVFGELLEGAWLFSKMGGHMSRKNWDFLRGLVDDVCMRWRQPDQGLWEIRDEPRHFIHSKLLCWVALDRAIRIARTRRLPAPVGRWSRERALLRQYLLKEGERFGWFPQSVGSATADASVLQLPALGFLPSAHPLVRRTVEVIRERLEKGGLLDRYHTPDGLEGGESSFLLCSFWLHDVLVHSGRTDEAEELLRHLLSLANDVGLYAEQARPDTGEARGNFPQAFTHMALVASCAQLSAGRTFQLPRPGAYDYADFALTYHLGRRSMSMSHFAWEAAL; the protein is encoded by the coding sequence ATGCGGCAGCGCATCGACGACTACGCCCTGCTGGGCGACTGCCACGCGGCGGCGCTCGTGGACCGCGATGGCGCCATCGACTGGGCCTGCTTCCCCCGGTTCGACTCGCCCGCCGTGTTCTGCCGCATCCTGGACGAGCGCCGGGGCGGCACCTTCCGGGTAAGCCCCGCGCGCCCCTTCCGCTCCAGCCGCCGGTACATCGACGACACCAACGTGCTCATCACCACCTTCACCACGCCCACCGGCGTGCTGGAGGTGACGGACTGCATGCCCGTGCGCACGCGCCTGGCCCAGAGTCCCCGCGCGGGGTCGCGGCACTCCCTGCTCAGGCGGCTGCGCTGCACCGCGGGCGAGGTGGACGCCCGCGTGGTGGTGGCACCGCGCTTCGAATACGGCGCCTTCGTGCCACGCATCCGCCTCACCTCACCCCAGACGGCCGAGCTGGTGGGCGGCGCGGACGCGTTGTGGGTGACGGCCACCCGGACGCTGATCGCGCACGACGATGCCTTGCGCGCGCTCTGGCACATGCGCGCCGGGGAGGAGGTCTGGGTGGAGGCGGCCTGGACGCCCTCGCTCGTCGAGCGCACGCCGGCGGAGATGCCGGACCTGGCGACGCTGCGCCAGCTGCTGGAGGACACGGTGGCCTTCTGGCGCGATTGGATCTCCCACTGCTCCTACGAGGGAGACTACACGCGCGCGGTGCGCCGCTCGGCGCTGGTGCTCAAGGCGCTCACGTACGCGCCGTCGGGAGCCATCGTGGCCGCCCCCACCACGTCCCTGCCCGAGGATCCGGGCGGCGTGCGCAACTGGGACTACCGCTACACCTGGCTGCGGGACACGACGCTCACCCTCATCGCCCTGATGCTGCTGGGCTACCAGGAGGAGACGCTCGCCTTCCAGCATTGGCTGGAGCGCACCAGCGCGGGCCGCGCCGAGGACGTTCAAATCATGTACAGCATCCGGGGCCACCGGCTGCTGCCCGAGGTGGAGCTGCTCCACCTGGAGGGCCACCAGGGCTCGCGGCCGGTGCGGGCCGGCAACGGCGCCGTGAAGCAGCTCCAGCTCGACGTCTTCGGGGAGCTGCTGGAAGGTGCGTGGCTCTTCTCGAAGATGGGCGGGCACATGTCCCGGAAGAACTGGGACTTCCTGCGAGGGCTGGTGGATGACGTGTGCATGCGCTGGCGCCAGCCGGACCAGGGGCTATGGGAGATTCGCGACGAACCCCGGCACTTCATCCACTCGAAGCTGCTGTGCTGGGTGGCACTGGACCGGGCCATCCGCATCGCACGGACGCGGCGGCTGCCAGCCCCCGTGGGGCGGTGGTCTCGCGAGCGGGCGCTGCTGCGTCAATACCTGCTGAAGGAGGGCGAGCGCTTTGGATGGTTCCCCCAGTCGGTGGGCTCGGCGACGGCGGACGCCTCGGTGCTGCAACTTCCCGCGCTGGGCTTCCTGCCCTCGGCCCACCCCTTGGTGCGCCGCACGGTGGAGGTGATCCGCGAGCGGCTGGAAAAGGGGGGGCTCCTCGACCGCTACCACACGCCGGATGGCCTGGAGGGTGGAGAGAGCTCCTTCCTCCTGTGCTCCTTCTGGCTGCACGACGTCCTGGTTCACTCGGGGAGGACGGACGAGGCGGAGGAGTTGCTGCGCCACCTGTTGAGCCTGGCCAATGACGTGGGCCTCTACGCGGAGCAGGCCCGCCCGGACACGGGCGAGGCGAGGGGCAACTTCCCCCAAGCGTTCACGCACATGGCGCTGGTGGCCTCATGCGCGCAGCTCTCCGCGGGGCGAACCTTCCAGCTCCCTCGGCCCGGCGCGTACGACTACGCGGACTTCGCGCTCACCTACCACCTCGGCCGACGCTCCATGTCCATGTCTCACTTCGCCTGGGAGGCGGCGCTCTGA
- a CDS encoding FG-GAP-like repeat-containing protein gives MKFPPAGRARPLALSSLLVSLVCSCGPQEGAPGDAPLGESHSAATTGHRAFRVMTYNVRGPLDTGVRAWPNRKAAVIQRILANNADIVGVQEAQAPSGGPSVPADLIAGLTGTDKPYAVYNPGGGSPKLIFYKKGRFEPAPEVGQGNEALVNPYASSAECHSHAEGKKISWVGLRDLTSGKVYFVANTHFAYAAACSLGRLKEAAQMAAFLASKPAGVPVVAMGDFNVDAQSTSTPGESTIEDIEEGARLYRTARFDGTTGADDATFNNAWDGTPSTNYSRLDYILHTGGELTSSAPAIDRTESGGNTPSDHYPVLATIRPSLFSSGSTLSPTPSGTSTATQLFFADVTGDGCADRISWNASAGAGETWVAKSKCDGGFATAVKNEGAVSVVSTTRFYFADVNGDGCADKVLWRPTLGDGEVRIYPSKCDGTFGDRVSVFQAASTSESTRFFFADVTGDACADLVRWNPKERGGAFDTFVAKCGATPSFGSAVQSKEGANTSEGTRVYFADVDGDGKADRLLWNPDQDGGRTRVYRSTGAGAFAFAFAHDSGTSGVDTSRFYFADVDGDGKADKVFWRPTFRQGRMQIYPSTGTNFAGSPVMDNTGFSGSENTDFFYANIDGKGGADKVYWNPGAYDGDTKVFRALAQ, from the coding sequence ATGAAATTCCCCCCCGCTGGCCGTGCACGGCCCCTCGCGCTGTCCTCGTTGTTGGTTTCCCTGGTGTGTTCCTGTGGTCCCCAGGAGGGTGCGCCGGGCGACGCGCCGCTCGGTGAATCCCACTCCGCGGCGACGACGGGACACCGGGCCTTCCGGGTGATGACGTACAACGTGCGAGGGCCACTGGACACGGGCGTACGGGCCTGGCCCAACCGCAAGGCGGCCGTCATCCAGCGCATCCTCGCGAACAACGCGGACATCGTCGGCGTGCAGGAGGCGCAGGCCCCATCAGGTGGCCCCAGCGTTCCGGCGGATCTCATCGCGGGACTCACGGGGACCGACAAGCCCTACGCCGTCTACAACCCGGGCGGTGGCAGCCCGAAGCTCATCTTCTACAAGAAGGGCCGCTTCGAGCCCGCCCCCGAGGTGGGCCAGGGCAACGAGGCGCTCGTCAATCCCTACGCCAGCAGCGCGGAGTGCCACAGCCACGCGGAGGGCAAGAAGATCTCCTGGGTGGGCCTCCGGGACTTGACGTCGGGCAAGGTGTACTTCGTGGCGAACACGCACTTCGCCTACGCGGCGGCCTGCTCCCTGGGACGGTTGAAGGAAGCCGCGCAGATGGCGGCCTTCCTCGCGTCGAAGCCCGCGGGCGTGCCCGTCGTGGCGATGGGCGACTTCAACGTCGACGCACAGAGCACGTCCACTCCGGGTGAGTCCACCATCGAGGACATCGAGGAGGGAGCGCGGCTGTACCGCACGGCCCGCTTCGATGGAACCACCGGCGCGGATGATGCCACCTTCAACAACGCGTGGGACGGCACGCCGTCCACGAACTACTCGCGGCTGGACTACATCCTCCACACCGGGGGAGAGCTCACCTCGTCCGCTCCCGCCATCGACCGGACGGAAAGCGGCGGCAACACGCCGTCGGACCACTACCCGGTGCTCGCCACCATCCGCCCCTCCCTCTTCTCCTCCGGCTCCACCCTCTCTCCGACGCCGAGCGGCACGTCCACGGCCACGCAACTGTTCTTCGCGGACGTCACCGGGGATGGCTGCGCGGATCGCATCTCCTGGAACGCATCCGCTGGCGCGGGGGAGACGTGGGTGGCGAAATCGAAGTGTGACGGCGGCTTCGCCACGGCGGTGAAGAACGAAGGCGCCGTCAGCGTGGTGTCCACCACGCGCTTCTACTTCGCGGACGTCAACGGAGATGGCTGCGCCGACAAGGTCCTCTGGCGGCCCACGCTGGGTGACGGCGAGGTGCGCATCTACCCGTCGAAGTGCGACGGCACCTTCGGCGACCGCGTCTCCGTCTTCCAGGCCGCCAGCACGAGCGAGTCCACGCGCTTCTTCTTCGCCGACGTGACGGGTGATGCGTGCGCGGACCTGGTGCGCTGGAATCCGAAGGAGCGCGGCGGCGCCTTCGACACCTTCGTGGCGAAGTGTGGCGCGACGCCCTCCTTCGGCTCGGCGGTCCAGAGCAAGGAGGGCGCGAACACCAGCGAGGGCACGCGCGTGTACTTCGCCGACGTGGACGGTGACGGGAAGGCGGATCGCCTCCTGTGGAACCCCGATCAGGACGGGGGCCGCACCCGCGTCTACCGCTCCACGGGAGCGGGAGCGTTCGCCTTCGCGTTCGCCCACGACTCGGGCACCAGTGGCGTGGACACGTCCCGCTTCTACTTCGCGGACGTGGACGGTGACGGGAAGGCGGACAAGGTCTTCTGGCGCCCCACCTTCCGCCAGGGCCGGATGCAGATCTACCCGAGCACCGGCACCAACTTCGCCGGCAGCCCCGTCATGGACAACACCGGCTTCAGTGGCTCGGAGAACACCGACTTCTTCTACGCCAACATCGACGGCAAGGGAGGCGCGGACAAGGTGTACTGGAATCCCGGCGCCTACGACGGAGACACCAAGGTGTTCCGCGCCCTGGCGCAGTAA